The Gossypium hirsutum isolate 1008001.06 chromosome A13, Gossypium_hirsutum_v2.1, whole genome shotgun sequence nucleotide sequence TCAGGAAGCCTCTGACTATCAAAATCTTTGTCGGCAACTAGAGAAGGTTTTCAAGTGCCTCTGCTAATATGCATTGCAAACTGTCTTTATTTACTTACTACTTACCTTTTAGTGTTTATTGTGTTTTGGCAGGAATTGAAAGATATTAAAGATTATGACCAGCAAATGAAGCCAAAGGTGTTTGTTACACTTAATTGATGGATCTAGATATACTGAAAGTTCTAACCTTATTCAATCGCCATTGATATGAGCTTATATCACACCTCTAGTACATTTATAGTGCAGATCTTAGATAAACAAGATTTTTCTTCTGGTTTTTTCCCTCCTCAAAGAGGGGGAAGAAAGGATTATAATGCTTCAAGTAAGAAACATATAAAATTTCTATTCACGTCTTTAACTAAATCCAGGAAGggatcctctttttttttttaattataatttttattcaagCTCAGAGGCAACTACATTACAGTAATCCattttcagataaaattaacatattttagatGGGATGGTGACTGTCTATGGTTTTCATGTCGTTCTGTTATTAAAAGCAGCTAAATCTTGTATATGTAAACTAAAGTTATAGTGAACAGGCGTCCTTGACTAGAAGCCCTTTAATGCCTGGAATTTGTCTTTTTAGGCAATGTTACCAAACAAGGAAAAAACAACACTTACGTCAACATAATTTGACTCATTTCTGATGGAACTTACATGTTTATGCTATAATGGAATCTAAAGCACCCAGATTTTTGTTATTCGCTATGATGGAGGCTTGTTCTTTGCTTCAATCTGATATATAAAGTTGCTTATATTTCCATAAGCCATGTGTCTTCCGAGGAAGCCTGTTTTTGTAATATTCTTGTGGACAGTTAACTTTATGCACATAATTGAACTTCTAAAAATGTTGTTCGTTTCATGAGGCAGaatataaaatgttataaatatgTCACCCATACCTAAACAGGAAAATGATAATGAAAAGTACTAGAAGGCAAGTATGTTTATTAACTCTGCTTGATAGCAATTTATGGTGTTAGTTTTAATTCTGGGCTTCTTATTGGATTGTTATTCAGAGAATAAAAATGATATCTGATCTGTTGATAGCTGTTTCGAAAGCTGAGAGACAAGAAGCTAGGATGAAAGTACGGCAGGATTCCTTGAGACTCGGAAATGTGGGAGTAATCAGGTATATCAAGATCAACGAGCTTCTGATATTTAGTTTATGTGGTTGAAACAGATTCTTCGTGCATGACATGTTGCTTAGTCTGAGAGAAAAAGCTAATAgaagaaaattatgttaaatgctGGAAAATTGCATATACCGAGAGCAAACAAATGATGACTGTATTAAGTGTGTACCTGTGTTTCAATAAAAGAATGTACGCTGCAACCTTCTGACCTAAAATGTTGTGTAATTAAAAAAAGAACCCAAAACGTTTTAGATAATGTGCTTGCTTTGTATCCTCCATGTTTGATGTAGTTCTTggtgagtgagaaaaagaaaattctTTAGAATGTTGTTATATTTGATTGTATGATCGAAATAgcaccaaaaagaaaagaaaagaaaagaatagaaaagaagATGATTATTTTAAGTAGTTTAAAATGTTCAATTTAAGAATGTATTGATATAGATGGACTCATAAAGCTGCTACATGTTTTTCTTGATACATTTCCTAAACTATCCATAAACCCCCAAACCTCAAAACTAATAAATTGGAGGATATTATTTGCGTAAGCGCACTACAACTCATGACCTTCAGGTTGCTGTAACAACAATGGTTGGCACTGAGCTAAGACTCAGCCAGCATAAAGCTGCTACATGTTATTTAAGAACATTATCACACAGTTTGTTATGATTGTTATAACCTGTACTAAAATAATGCATTGCTAGTTTTCCTTGCAAAAATAATATAACTGTGTTGCACATCATAAATTGAAATAGGAAGTTATCATGTTGTCCACAATTCCTTGATATTAATAAAACGGGCAACTTTGATGTTAAACATAAGTTGGGGGTGGGTGGGGATTTTTTGGTGAAACATGCAAATGCAATATTTCTTTATAATTCTCTGTACAAGCTGCTTTTTTTACAAGCTGCTTGGTTTAATGTTGTTCTTTCTGCATCATGTACATTATTCATGTTAATGTGGCATCACAGTTTTACAATTCATCATATCTCTTGATTAATGAATTTACCCCATACTCTTTTGCCTTCAGAGCTGGAACAGTCATATCTGAGACTTGGGAGGATGGTCAAGCACTGAAAGATCTAAATGCTCATCTTGTATGTTCTTCTTTCCACATTGTCTATgtaaacataaaaggaaaagtTAGTTGATATAACAATTTAGGCTGGAGGATTCTCCCGTTTTTAGTGTACTCtcatgattatttttaattttaatacatcttccttcattttctttttagaGACAATTGCTGGAAGCTAAGGAGGCCGTTGAACGACAGAGGAAACAGTTGAAGAAGCGACAGTCTGGTAATGCTTAATTTCATGTTCAAAATGCTTaccaaatatgtatatttaagtaGAGTGCATATGAGATCAACAACAATTATGATACACAATAAAAGTATAATGAGCATTAGACTAGGAGAATTTTTGCCTTTTATGACACAAAGAGTAAGCCTCAAAGAGGCATAAACCTTTTGAGAGTCAATCTCTTAAAAGAAAGTTAATTTATCATTTAGGCTGAATTCAAACATAAGTTAGAATCACAATTACACAAgtatcaatataaaataatcataattaggTAGCACTTACCGAAACAAAGAAAAGCAAATTTGTTAATATCAGTTGGGATATTTATAGCAGACTACTATTTTACTAATATCTTAATGACTCAATCCCAAAGAAGTAAAATAAGATTTTGGTTAGTGATTATATGACCAAATGGTTGCCATGCTCTAGAGAACAATTTATTGCATGCTGCCAGCCTACAAGCTTCAATTTTGTAAAAGATGTACTATTTTGAGTCAACTCATTAGAAAATCATGTGCTAACCAGGAGTCTGGCTGTATATCTAACATTTATACTATTATGTGTTTTAGCCATTCTCTGCACAAGGTGCATGTTGAAAGGATTTTGACCACAATTTGACTAATTGAGCTGGCATTGGGGAGTCATGAGTGGTGACATTTACTTGAAGACTTTACTCATTGTATATGCccctaattttttatatactcatgcacatacactGTTGTAGATGAGCACACTCTTTAATAATGGAACATAAACAAATATTGTAGTGCACACACACATGCACAGCCAGCATGACTCAGACAGAAATTTATAAAGGAGTATACTTCTAAAGAACAacaattttatgttttgtttgaagaCAAGGGTGATGCTAGTGATGCAGAATCTAGTACACAAGAAGAAGATATCCTAATCCAGGATGAGATATACAAGTCACGTCTAGCCTCTATAAAACGTGTAAGTTTATCTCTACAAGTGATTGCCTTATCTGATATTCTTAAAGAGCATAACTGTTATGTTGAGTTTTCCTTGCACATCCTTCATGATTGAGTTATGGTTTTTCTTTAGGAGGAGGAAAGTCTTCTCCGTGAAAGAGATCGCTATGAACTAGATAAGGGAAGGCTTATACGTGAAATGAAGCGCATTCGGGATGAGGATGGTTCTCGTTTTAACAATTTTCAAATACTGAATAATAGATATGCCCTTTTAAATCTTCTTGGCAAAGGAGGATTCAGTGAGGTTTATAAGGTCAGAACTCTGGCAAGcttatatatttgaaatgttttgcTTAGCATGTTTAAACTTGGCCTATTAAATACGTCAAAAGTCTGGAATTCCTTTGCCAAAATTGGCAATTGTGAAAATATATCTTTTTGCAGTGATTTGAAGTGAGAAATTTCCGGCAGGCTTATGACTTGGTAGAACATAGATACGTTGCATGTAAGCTTCATGGTCTGAATGCTCAGTGGAGTGAGGATAAGAAGCAAAGTTACATACGGCATGCAATTCGAGAGTACAACATTCACAAGACATTGGTGCACCATCACATTGTTCGGCTTTGGGACATTTTTGAGATTGACCAGAATACCTTCTGCACTGTCTTAGAGTACTGTAGCGGTAAGCTATCTGAACCACTTCATTTGTCTGGGAGCCATTTTTGATTTAGTTTCTTAGTAGAAAAAACCTCCAAATTCTCTGGATGATGGTTTGATAAATCTACCTTGCATGTTTAATTTCattgtcttttgatttctttCATTGCTTCCAGGCAAAGACCTCGATGCTGTTTTGAAAGCAACACCAGTATTGCCTGAGAAAGAAGCTAGGATAATCATAGTCCAAATATTCCAAGGCCTTGTATACTTGAACAAAAGAGCACAAAAGATTATTCATTATGATCTGAAGCCTGGCAATGTTCTCTTTGATGAGTTAGGTGTAGCAAAAGTGACTGATTTTGGTCTTAGCAAAATAGTAGAAGATGATGTTGGATCCCAGGGTATGGAACTTACATCCCAGGGAGCTGGAACATATTGGTAAGTAAACAGTTTGATGTCCTTCCTTGAAAAAATCTATCTTTGCTGCATTTTCTCCCCATTTTTGCTGCAATTTCCTCATATCTTATCCCAGTTATCTGCTaagtttaacatatttagaaATTGCATGTTGTTGAATTTAATGCTGTAGAAATGACCTGAAGACATGAAACATTATCTGAAACAGGAGTGTCCGTGTTCTTGGGCACAATTTTTGTTAATATCCTTATGAGGATAAATTATCGGAAAGAAAATTCTCTGATTTGTTACATTGCGCTATATATTTTATGTTGAAAAATAGTGCATTCTACTATATGTCCTTCAAACGGGGTTTGGTTTATATCGGTGTTCAGTTGGTGTTAAAATAGGCTTTCTTTCCATATCAACGGACTCATTATTCTACTCTAATTATTGCATGTAGGCTTATTGAATTAGTAGGTGATTCTAATTTTCTATGTTTGTATATAACCTATTCTTTCTATTTCGTGCTTGGTTCTATAGTGTGTGGTTGTATCTCCTTTTGTTTTGTGATTTCAGGTACTTGCCCCCGGAATGCTTTGAGCTCAGTAGAACGCCTCTGATTTCATCGAAGGTTGGTGACAACATCCCCCATTTCTTCCTTCTCGCTCTTTTTTCCTTGCTAATTGAAATTGAGGCCATATATGAAACTTGATTAGCAGATGTTTGATTACCATGTGTCAGATCAGTTGATCCATTCACTGTTGTTGCAAATGGTTCGTTATTTGTCTTCAAATCTTCTTTTGATTGTGGTATTCCATTAAAAACAGGTGGATGTTTGGTCAGCTGGTGTTCTACTTTACCAAATGCTTTTTGGTAAACGCCCCTTTGGGCACGACCAAACGCAAGAACGAATATTGCGTGAGGACACAATTATCAAAGCTCGTAAAGTCGAATTCCCATCAAGGCCAACGGTCTCCAATGAGGCAAAGGTTTGTTCTATTTATCTTTGATAGTTTTTACTGCTTTTCCTTGATGGATAAAACATTTGTATTACATTAGCATCAAAAGCCAGAGAGTTGTAAAATTATGGTCATTTCAGTACAACGGTTTGACTTTGACTCAATGTTTTGATTGTTTATTGTAGAGAATCTCTTTTTAAGAAAATACTTCCTCTAAGTGGTAATCCAATTTAGAGTTTATAGTTCAATGACATGAGACATGAACAATAAGGGTATTTGTTATTTTACTTCAGTAAAAAAAGAGGCTGTCGGGATAAGGGAAGGGATTGCAGGTGCCAGGATTTGAGCTCCGGACTTGCTAGATGCCGCTTCTCGTAGGATTACTATATAAATCAATTAAAGATAAATTATAGGTTCAAGGGCATTTGTTATTTGCAATGATGTTTGAACTGGATTGGACTTGCCAGTTGGACTGGGAACTGGCTGGGAAATTAGTTCAGAGAAGGCCATTAGACCGGTTGACCAAAGAATCAGTATGTATTGGTTGAACTGGGTGGTTGAATCGAATTTTTTTTACAGACTGATTTGACCGGTGAACCAGTGACTTGGTTCAACCACTGATCTGGTTCCGAAAACTTTGGTTCTTTGTATCTGTACATATGCTGCAGAGTTTCTGGGTTTCAGTATTGTATTTTACCAGTTTGGGACTATCATGAAATGACGATATACCGTGTAATCTGATTTCCTGTATCCATGCAGGATTTGATACGTCGATGTCTAACGTATAATCAAGCAGAAAGGCCGGATGTTTTGACAATAGCACAGGATCCGTATCTGACATATTCAAAAAAGTAAGAAGAATGTACAAGATATAGAGAGAGAGCCAAAGGGTACTGAAAAATAGCAGGGTATGGTATTAAGAGAATTTGCTTCCAATTCTTTTGCAATAAACCACATGGAATTTTGTATAGTTTTGTGATTATATGTATAACCCTGcttgtattaacctcaatattTTAGTCCATCTTTTAAgtgtttttcctttaaaaaatatttttttatccatACTAGTCTCGaaacttgacaattttttttCCCAATTTGATCCCTTAGATTCTGTTAAGGTGTGTTGATGTGGCATTATAAAATTGTGCTAAATAATcgcatcaaaattttaaaattatatataaattttaaaaattattattattttttaaaatttggtaatgACATGATACAGTTTTAGAGTACTATGTCACCATACGTTAATTGAATCACAACTTGGCCAACTTGCTCTTGCTCCACATGAGGGGAGACGACTCGTGTTACCTCGGGATATGGTTGAGGGCATGTAAATCCTTAACCATGATTGAAAAGGGGACTTTCTCTATGCACCCCCTTCATTGGACTCTATCACCACTATTATTTAACCACCGTACATTGTGGCTCTTCGCCATACTTTAAGTGATGCGAACCGTCGATAATTATTGCTATCTCTGTCTTGTTTAATTTTAGCATCAACaatttttactatatatatttttaaagtttcactacaataaatataatacaattaaggataaattttaaaattatatatcaattttagtttaatgtataaTGTTACAcgtgaattttgattttatataattttatataggaaaatttgaataataatttatatattcacaTTTTATGATCATagacaaaataatttaaaatttatgtgctCCCATGCATGTCTGGTCTTCCATTGATTGGAACCATATTCTCAACGAAGATAATAACTCGGTTGTCATAATTAAAATAGATACCAAGACCTTCAAACTCTGACATTAGGATCAAACAACAATAGTTCCTTATTTGAGCTAGAAAAAAATAATTCACCTTTTTTCTAAAACACCATAGAATAATCAACTCCATAAATAGATTCAATATTAAAAACTTTACTCCATGTTTATTTCATTACCCAAAATTCAAAATTGCCTTTTTTATTCTGAAAATAACACCAGGCGATTTATAAAAGTCGAAAAAAATTCCATTTATGTATTGGTAGAAAGTCATTATGGTATGGAGCAGGGAGTACTGAAAACTTTTCATATGCCAAGTCGAATGAAAGAACATGCAAGTCACTAGCATCGAATAAAAGCACCCTTTTATGCAATCGTTACAGATATAACTATACATAGGATCACCTTCAAAAGATATCAGAATCTCCTTCCAGGAATCTGTTTTAACAGAATACAAGTGAGCATGGTAGAGAATAACTTCAGTCCAGAAACTTTCAGCTCGGAACATCCTCAACACCTTGTAGTCATTCgttttaataacttttttatcAGACCGATAAACTTGTGGCCTGACCGATTTGTCTACcgattcaatttctttttttaaaaaaacctttgttggaaagtcttttttttttgttggagaATCTTCTATATAAGCAAGTCTCGAACATAATCTATTTAATGGAGAGACTTATATAGGTTATTGTATTGAGGGTTTAAGCAATTATTATGTTCATATAAGGAACTTTTCTTAAGAGTGCACTTTGATAGTAAAACCATTTATGTTGTGGTTTTATTTGCTGAGTTCAAATAGGTAAACTTAGTGGTGAGAGTATTGATCATGAAGGTTCAAAAGTGAGGAGAATTATAATGAGGTGTGTGATAGAAAAATTGACTTACGTCAACAATCCCTATGTGTTTGATTTGTTTACTATTCCCTGTTTGGTGCCAAAAAAGTACCCACTTCCCTTACACTCCTTTCTAGCACTTTGTGTAGTTTGCTAGCAACAATTTAATAGTTTTAATTTGTATCAAAGCTATCAACTTAAAGTAAGTAGTGAAGATCCTAAATGTTGCTAGAATTAAGCTATGGAAAGTTCTTCTACATCTTGTCCCATATGCTGGAAGTTGAAAACTATGCTTATTGGAAAGCACAGATGAAGGCATACATAAAGTCTATTGATGAAAAGGCACGACGTGCTGTGTTGACTAGTTAACAGCCACCAAAGATGGATGTTGAAAATGGAAGAGTAGTTAAGCGAAAAGTCCAGTGGACCATTGAGGAAAAAAATGCTAGCCAATGCTAACAACAAAGCAAAGTTATTTTTTGTGGAGTGGATCTATAGGAATTCAAGAGAATTGTCACATGAACTATGGCTAAGTGAGCATGACATATAGTGTAGATTGCTTATGAAGGTACGACTAATTTGCTACAATGATATGATAAATCAAGTTCTTTTTTAATCAGTTGTTAAATTTCtccttaaataaataatttgtacGTGTATTTGAAGTGTCTTGTGACCAATTACACAAAATCTTACCTTTTGAGCTTTAATGATCAATTGTACCTTGTGCAGGAGGTGACTTAGGCAAAGATACAAAGGAACTTTTAGACTGCCGTTGATGCCGCGACACCATATATTTAGAGTTGCGACATTGAAGCTGATCACCAACTTAGAAATTGAACTTCGAGCAACAACAACACTACAGGTGGACTGGTGACAAAGTCACAACACCAATGTCTACAAATCG carries:
- the LOC107940779 gene encoding serine/threonine-protein kinase TOUSLED isoform X1, with translation MSDDMLLHFSSNSSNQSDNSLPTKMAKLEARLVGKVSSATGSQQPPQTQQLLQQQQPVWASLSSASKFVSAEDLSEASSSSDSDDENGGEFLIQANTSKRQKIQGDGNLPVFEHVEAATEGTQKIVEPMESKASSEGNRRKQGRGRGHSISSRGRGSRANDQTKQMSSSTVTPSNGQLENSFHKDKPKEQFRTDQRTSLEEEVTSLRAKVSALEEDLRKCRQEASDYQNLCRQLEKELKDIKDYDQQMKPKRIKMISDLLIAVSKAERQEARMKVRQDSLRLGNVGVIRAGTVISETWEDGQALKDLNAHLRQLLEAKEAVERQRKQLKKRQSDKGDASDAESSTQEEDILIQDEIYKSRLASIKREEESLLRERDRYELDKGRLIREMKRIRDEDGSRFNNFQILNNRYALLNLLGKGGFSEVYKAYDLVEHRYVACKLHGLNAQWSEDKKQSYIRHAIREYNIHKTLVHHHIVRLWDIFEIDQNTFCTVLEYCSGKDLDAVLKATPVLPEKEARIIIVQIFQGLVYLNKRAQKIIHYDLKPGNVLFDELGVAKVTDFGLSKIVEDDVGSQGMELTSQGAGTYWYLPPECFELSRTPLISSKVDVWSAGVLLYQMLFGKRPFGHDQTQERILREDTIIKARKVEFPSRPTVSNEAKDLIRRCLTYNQAERPDVLTIAQDPYLTYSKK
- the LOC107940779 gene encoding serine/threonine-protein kinase TOUSLED isoform X2, whose protein sequence is MSDDMLLHFSSNSSNQSDNSLPTKMAKLEARLVGKVSSATGSQQPPQTQQLLQQQQPVWASLSSASKFVSAEDLSEASSSSDSDDENGGEFLIQANTSKRQKIQGDGNLPVFEHVEAATEGTQKIVEPMESKASSEGNRRKQGRGRGHSISSRGRGSRANDQTKQMSSSTVTPSNGQLEDKPKEQFRTDQRTSLEEEVTSLRAKVSALEEDLRKCRQEASDYQNLCRQLEKELKDIKDYDQQMKPKRIKMISDLLIAVSKAERQEARMKVRQDSLRLGNVGVIRAGTVISETWEDGQALKDLNAHLRQLLEAKEAVERQRKQLKKRQSDKGDASDAESSTQEEDILIQDEIYKSRLASIKREEESLLRERDRYELDKGRLIREMKRIRDEDGSRFNNFQILNNRYALLNLLGKGGFSEVYKAYDLVEHRYVACKLHGLNAQWSEDKKQSYIRHAIREYNIHKTLVHHHIVRLWDIFEIDQNTFCTVLEYCSGKDLDAVLKATPVLPEKEARIIIVQIFQGLVYLNKRAQKIIHYDLKPGNVLFDELGVAKVTDFGLSKIVEDDVGSQGMELTSQGAGTYWYLPPECFELSRTPLISSKVDVWSAGVLLYQMLFGKRPFGHDQTQERILREDTIIKARKVEFPSRPTVSNEAKDLIRRCLTYNQAERPDVLTIAQDPYLTYSKK